The following proteins come from a genomic window of Bacteroidales bacterium:
- a CDS encoding DUF4974 domain-containing protein: MNDYRLYRAEDFAQDPLFNSMVKDRIPEIEMFWKQYRKNHPEQAQELDLAVEMVKTFLIQEPDFNPQKQEMILKEILKHESNRRKKIFRMPVSNRWLRAAAIIAGLVLAGTFLIQRYTGNVSFSTGYGEVRKVVLPDQSEVMLNGNSRIHFARNWKEDQPREVWVEGEAFFDVRKLGDLPNKRFLVHTADLVIEVLGTRFNVDARGENTTVTLNSGQILINLPNRETDRALLMKPGEMVTYSKERKTLVRKEVAADEFSAWTQGKLIFDNNTLMEIARKIEATYGVRVKIDNRDLAQRKMRGAAPTDNIDVLLLTIEKVFDLKITRNGDEILLERK; encoded by the coding sequence ATGAACGATTATCGGTTATACCGGGCCGAAGATTTTGCACAGGATCCTCTATTTAATTCTATGGTGAAAGACAGGATTCCTGAAATTGAAATGTTCTGGAAGCAGTACAGAAAAAATCATCCCGAGCAGGCACAGGAACTTGATCTTGCTGTAGAAATGGTAAAGACGTTCTTGATACAGGAACCTGATTTCAATCCCCAAAAACAGGAAATGATTCTTAAAGAAATCCTGAAGCATGAATCGAACCGGAGGAAGAAAATTTTCAGAATGCCTGTTTCGAACAGGTGGCTCAGGGCAGCAGCTATAATAGCTGGACTTGTTTTGGCCGGAACATTTCTGATACAAAGATATACCGGAAATGTCAGTTTTTCCACAGGGTACGGAGAAGTACGGAAAGTTGTTCTCCCCGATCAGTCAGAAGTTATGCTGAACGGCAATTCACGCATTCACTTTGCACGCAACTGGAAGGAAGATCAACCCAGAGAGGTATGGGTGGAAGGTGAAGCGTTTTTTGATGTACGCAAATTGGGAGATCTGCCGAATAAACGGTTCCTTGTTCATACGGCTGATCTTGTTATTGAGGTACTGGGAACACGTTTCAATGTTGATGCAAGGGGAGAAAATACAACGGTCACACTCAATTCAGGTCAGATCTTAATTAATCTGCCCAACAGGGAAACCGACAGGGCCTTGCTCATGAAACCCGGCGAAATGGTCACTTATTCCAAGGAAAGAAAAACCCTGGTAAGAAAAGAAGTTGCCGCTGACGAATTCAGTGCATGGACTCAGGGTAAACTGATTTTTGATAACAATACGCTGATGGAAATAGCAAGGAAAATTGAGGCCACGTATGGTGTTAGGGTTAAAATTGATAACCGTGATCTGGCACAGCGAAAAATGAGGGGCGCAGCACCAACCGATAATATTGACGTACTACTGCTCACCATCGAAAAAGTTTTTGATCTGAAAATCACCCGTAATGGTGATGAAATTCTTCTGGAAAGAAAATGA
- a CDS encoding SusC/RagA family TonB-linked outer membrane protein has translation MKFPDGSWGGPVTTQFGVTNPVAMALDRDLNVTRTRALGSAYSDITFLKHFTLHSQFSTDIQFINNYAFQPTYQYGLIVNTQNQSRRNYSQSFYWSLNNYLTYQQVFGEKHDVTLMLAQEAQESNWEGIEGVRKNFVSNDVQELNAGEATTATNSGYKGSNALASYFARMMYTYAGKYMLTATFRADGSSNFGPNKRWGYFPSVSVAWRISNENFMQNLQFVSNLKLRLGYGEVGNQAIPGYAYGSALRTAPSGIGNGFLLTNLPNPDVQWEATIDKNLGIDLALFQNRIDMTLEIYKRNTDNMLLRMPLPNYMGGGSWMGIEAPFVNLGKMENKGWELSLTTHNLTGRFSWITTLSLSHNANKVLSLGEEGAAIFRNVQWFNTVTKTAVGKPLGQFYGYVVDGIFVDYNDIINSPKQRDKIDAWSGVFPGDIKFKNIDHTSTADWIIEGDTLHDVQVIDDLDRTYIGNPYPKFSYGLGNEFRWNNFDLSIFIQGTYGNDIYNFTRRSTEGMRNLYGNQLKTVNDRVRFELIDPEGSLTDPKNVRVINPETTMPRAINTDPNENTRVSSRYVEDGSYLRIKNISFGYTFPSALISKIKANQLRIYMNIQNALTFTKYTGFDPEIGSYNQDPLLTGVDNGRYPMPRIVSVGLTLGF, from the coding sequence TTGAAATTTCCTGACGGAAGCTGGGGAGGTCCGGTTACTACCCAGTTTGGTGTCACCAACCCGGTGGCCATGGCACTCGACAGAGATCTGAATGTAACACGTACCCGTGCTCTCGGTAGTGCTTATTCCGATATTACTTTCCTGAAGCATTTTACGTTACACTCTCAATTCAGCACTGATATACAGTTTATTAATAACTATGCCTTTCAGCCAACCTACCAGTATGGGCTGATTGTAAATACCCAGAACCAGTCAAGGAGAAATTACTCACAAAGCTTCTACTGGTCGTTGAATAACTATCTGACCTACCAGCAGGTTTTCGGCGAAAAACACGATGTTACCCTGATGCTGGCCCAGGAAGCCCAGGAATCAAATTGGGAAGGAATTGAAGGGGTTCGTAAGAATTTTGTCAGCAACGACGTCCAGGAATTAAATGCGGGAGAAGCAACAACAGCAACAAACAGTGGATACAAAGGCAGTAATGCCCTGGCATCCTATTTTGCAAGGATGATGTACACCTATGCCGGTAAATATATGCTTACAGCTACATTCCGGGCAGATGGTTCTTCCAATTTTGGACCCAATAAACGTTGGGGATACTTCCCTTCAGTATCGGTAGCATGGAGAATTTCCAATGAAAACTTTATGCAGAACCTGCAGTTTGTGAGCAACCTGAAACTCCGTCTGGGTTACGGAGAAGTCGGTAATCAGGCCATCCCAGGATATGCTTATGGCTCAGCCCTGCGTACAGCACCTTCAGGAATCGGAAATGGATTTCTGCTGACAAACCTCCCCAATCCGGATGTTCAGTGGGAAGCAACCATCGACAAAAACCTTGGTATTGATCTTGCCCTCTTCCAGAACCGTATTGACATGACCCTTGAAATTTACAAACGCAATACAGACAACATGTTGCTCCGCATGCCCTTGCCAAACTATATGGGAGGAGGAAGCTGGATGGGTATCGAGGCTCCTTTTGTCAACCTCGGAAAAATGGAAAATAAAGGATGGGAACTTAGCCTTACCACCCATAATCTCACAGGCAGATTTTCCTGGATTACCACCCTTTCGCTTTCGCACAATGCCAATAAAGTGCTGAGCCTTGGTGAAGAGGGAGCGGCTATTTTTAGAAATGTGCAGTGGTTTAATACTGTAACCAAAACAGCCGTCGGAAAGCCTTTAGGTCAGTTTTACGGATATGTGGTTGACGGAATCTTCGTTGATTATAATGATATCATCAACAGCCCCAAACAACGCGATAAGATTGATGCCTGGTCAGGGGTATTCCCTGGTGATATCAAGTTCAAAAACATAGACCATACATCAACGGCCGACTGGATAATCGAAGGGGATACCCTCCACGATGTTCAGGTTATTGATGACCTCGACCGTACTTACATTGGAAACCCCTATCCCAAATTCTCTTATGGATTGGGTAATGAATTCCGCTGGAACAATTTTGATCTGAGCATTTTTATCCAGGGAACCTACGGAAACGATATCTATAATTTTACCCGTAGGAGCACGGAAGGAATGAGGAATCTTTACGGGAATCAGCTTAAGACCGTTAACGACCGCGTGCGGTTTGAACTGATTGATCCCGAAGGATCCTTAACCGACCCGAAAAATGTGAGGGTTATTAATCCGGAAACTACCATGCCAAGGGCAATAAACACTGATCCGAATGAGAACACAAGGGTATCGTCACGATACGTAGAAGACGGATCCTACCTGCGGATAAAAAATATTTCGTTTGGGTATACTTTCCCGAGCGCACTGATATCAAAGATTAAAGCCAATCAGTTGCGCATCTACATGAACATTCAGAATGCCTTGACATTCACAAAGTACACCGGATTTGATCCCGAAATTGGTTCTTACAACCAGGATCCGCTTCTGACCGGTGTTGATAACGGGCGTTATCCGATGCCACGGATTGTTTCGGTTGGATTAACCCTTGGATTCTAA
- a CDS encoding SusC/RagA family TonB-linked outer membrane protein: protein MKKKDHFLWTRLLMLTAVLVLEANSFSQEMFALTADSNKGRQAISSRESLSQYLTQLEQRFNVVFSYESGLLDNVSVPEALRNFQADEIDPYVKEIQRASKYQVDKVGLGYYVITPRQDKPLMPLLQRIAGLSNSSRNEEKIQLEMLSLREISALQQTFQVKGRVVAAETNEPLPGVTVLEKGTTNGTITNANGEYSITLTGPDAILSFSYVGYKTEEVAVSGKTVINLSLVEDIKKLEEIVVIGYGTQRKTDLTGAVATVSEQALKNTISTSIDQALQGKAAGVQVFQNSGQPGGGVSIRIRGAGSINSGSEPLYVIDGVQVSAQAQGTAVGFDWAGGGNGQTAVSALSTLNPADIVSVEILKDASASAIYGSRGANGVVIITTKRGKAGESKVNYDAYYGWQTLPKRMDVMNLREYASYQNELADLGLITHRQEFQDLSILGNGTDWQDAVFRTAPVQSHQISVSGGNERTTYALTGGYFAQDGIVIGSNFDRYSARLNLENQAKDWIKVGSNFMVSRTNERITLNDSDDGVITATLL from the coding sequence ATGAAAAAGAAAGATCACTTTTTATGGACCAGACTGCTGATGCTTACAGCAGTTCTTGTATTGGAGGCAAACTCCTTCTCCCAGGAGATGTTTGCTCTTACCGCCGATTCGAACAAAGGAAGGCAGGCAATCTCATCCAGGGAGTCATTAAGCCAGTACCTCACTCAATTGGAACAGCGCTTCAATGTTGTTTTCAGTTATGAGTCGGGATTGCTGGACAATGTTTCCGTTCCAGAAGCCCTTAGAAATTTTCAGGCGGATGAGATCGATCCCTATGTTAAGGAAATTCAAAGGGCTAGCAAGTATCAGGTCGATAAAGTTGGGCTTGGGTACTATGTGATTACGCCCCGACAGGACAAGCCACTGATGCCCCTGCTTCAGAGAATAGCAGGACTGAGCAACAGCAGCAGAAACGAAGAAAAAATTCAACTGGAAATGCTCAGCCTCCGGGAAATCTCTGCCCTTCAACAAACCTTTCAGGTAAAAGGACGGGTAGTGGCCGCCGAAACCAATGAACCTTTGCCCGGAGTTACAGTACTCGAAAAAGGAACAACCAACGGCACCATTACCAATGCTAACGGAGAATACAGCATTACTCTCACAGGTCCTGATGCCATACTATCGTTTTCCTATGTCGGATATAAAACAGAAGAAGTTGCCGTTTCAGGGAAAACGGTAATCAATCTGAGTCTGGTTGAAGATATTAAAAAGCTGGAGGAAATTGTTGTTATCGGCTACGGGACACAGAGAAAAACCGACCTGACGGGAGCTGTGGCTACCGTTTCGGAACAGGCTTTGAAAAATACCATTTCCACCTCTATTGACCAGGCCTTGCAGGGAAAGGCTGCCGGTGTGCAGGTATTTCAGAATTCCGGCCAGCCGGGCGGCGGAGTTTCCATAAGAATCCGCGGTGCAGGTTCTATCAACTCCGGCAGTGAACCCTTGTATGTCATCGATGGTGTCCAGGTTTCAGCGCAGGCTCAGGGGACAGCGGTAGGTTTTGACTGGGCTGGCGGCGGTAATGGACAGACTGCTGTTAGCGCCCTTTCAACCCTCAACCCGGCTGATATCGTGTCGGTTGAAATCCTGAAAGATGCTTCAGCCAGTGCCATTTACGGTTCCCGCGGAGCAAACGGGGTAGTTATTATTACCACCAAGCGGGGTAAAGCAGGCGAATCGAAGGTAAACTATGACGCATATTACGGTTGGCAAACCTTGCCAAAACGCATGGATGTTATGAATCTGAGAGAATATGCATCATACCAGAATGAACTGGCCGATCTGGGCCTCATCACCCACAGGCAGGAATTTCAGGATTTGTCTATTCTTGGGAACGGAACCGACTGGCAGGACGCTGTTTTCCGCACAGCACCGGTGCAAAGCCATCAGATTTCCGTTTCAGGTGGTAACGAAAGAACCACCTACGCCCTGACAGGCGGCTACTTTGCGCAGGACGGAATTGTAATCGGTTCGAATTTTGACAGGTATTCTGCCCGGCTTAATCTTGAAAACCAGGCAAAAGACTGGATCAAAGTGGGAAGTAACTTTATGGTAAGCCGTACCAACGAGCGGATTACCCTTAACGATTCCGATGACGGGGTTATTACGGCTACCCTGCTTTAG